AAAAATTACTTTGTTCCACTGTATGGGTTTTGATCAGCTTCTGTTAAAGCTTCATTGTTTACAATTTCCAATTGCGGAATCTGACACAATAACCTATAATCATTAGAAGGGAAAGTACCAGTTGGGTTTGCTGAATTGGCAACATAGCCATTCAAATAAGAAACTCCCCAAGTATAATGACCTTCTTTGTAAGTTGGAGTCTCTTGGTATCTGATCAATGGTTTTTGTAATCTCAATAAGTCATACAAACCAGTAACCCCCTCACACAACAATTCTTTCCTTCTTTCAACGTAGATCGCTTCCAAAAGATTATCTCCAGATGCAGCAGTGGTCAAGTTCTTAACTCCTCTTGCTTTCTGAAGTTTTGTTAGGTGAGCCAATCCTTGACCATTGTTTAATTCTGCAGAAGCCTCCGCCATAATCAACAGCATTTCAGCACTGCGCATCAAAGAAATCTCGGGACGTGTATTGCTCTGCTTAGCTCCATTACCATCACCATAGTGCTTATACTTATCATAAGCCCATTTGGTAGACCATTCTGCACTCGCATTATTGGTCCTTTTCCAGAATTGGTATCTATCTTCAGTTTTTTCAAACAATTGCTCATATTTACCATCAGCAAAGAAGTCCAAGAATGAGTAAATTGGTCCATCAGTGAAACCTTCACCGTAACTAGCATCTTGGTTAAACCAGAAATTGAACTGAGTACCACCACCTAGGTTGTTCTGATCCGTAAACTTAACCGCCCAAACTACCTCTGGGTAGTTCTTTGTGATAACATCGTCAAAACCACCGCGGTATTGTTCCTTGGACATCAATGTTGGATATTTATTGTAAACCTCAGAAGCTGATGATAAAGCCTTTGACCAATCGTTCATAACCAAATAAACACGAGCCAAATGACCAGTTACAACATCCTCATTGATAAACCACTTTCCTTCGCGAGAATATGAACCCAACAAAGATTTTGCATCTGTCAAATCCTTTACAATTTGGTCATAAGTCTGTTGTACCGTTGAGCGAGGAAGACTTTTCTCATCTTCTGAACTCAATCTTAGAATTACACCAGGTTTTGTCTTTGCAATAGCATAAGTCTGTTGGTAATTCTGAATCAAATGAAAATAACAGATTCCTCTAATTGCTTTTGCCTGACCTAATAATGCATCTTTAGTCGCTTGCTCTCCTTGCGCATTTTCAGCATTGTCGATGATAATGTTTACTTGGTTGATGATTTTGTACATCATCGACCAAATAGCGTCAGACTGCCTGTTTGCCTGAGTCTTGGTAGGCTCATAACGATAAGTGGAAAGTTGATTTCCACCCATATTCGTATGGCATAAGATATCAGCACCACCTAAATCAACGTACATCTGAAGACCAGTTAATCCTGCATAAACGCGATCTGCTCCCTGAGGGTTAAAAAACAACTGATTGTAGGCTGAAGTTAAAACTTTCTCTAAACCTGCCGTATTGGAAATAACCAATTCATCCGAAGTGTCAACGGACGAGCTCGTCTCCAAAAAGTCACTACATCCGCTATTTAATCCTAGTGCTGCGGCAAGCCCTAATATTTGTATTTTCTTAAATATCTTTTTCATGACGCTAATTAAAATGAAACTTGTAAACCGCCAGTATAAACTCTTCTAGAACCTTGGATACCATTGTCCGTATCGGCATTACCATTGTAGTTGTTACCCGATAGACCAGTCTCCGGATCTGAATATCTGTTCTTC
The Sphingobacterium daejeonense genome window above contains:
- a CDS encoding RagB/SusD family nutrient uptake outer membrane protein — encoded protein: MKKIFKKIQILGLAAALGLNSGCSDFLETSSSVDTSDELVISNTAGLEKVLTSAYNQLFFNPQGADRVYAGLTGLQMYVDLGGADILCHTNMGGNQLSTYRYEPTKTQANRQSDAIWSMMYKIINQVNIIIDNAENAQGEQATKDALLGQAKAIRGICYFHLIQNYQQTYAIAKTKPGVILRLSSEDEKSLPRSTVQQTYDQIVKDLTDAKSLLGSYSREGKWFINEDVVTGHLARVYLVMNDWSKALSSASEVYNKYPTLMSKEQYRGGFDDVITKNYPEVVWAVKFTDQNNLGGGTQFNFWFNQDASYGEGFTDGPIYSFLDFFADGKYEQLFEKTEDRYQFWKRTNNASAEWSTKWAYDKYKHYGDGNGAKQSNTRPEISLMRSAEMLLIMAEASAELNNGQGLAHLTKLQKARGVKNLTTAASGDNLLEAIYVERRKELLCEGVTGLYDLLRLQKPLIRYQETPTYKEGHYTWGVSYLNGYVANSANPTGTFPSNDYRLLCQIPQLEIVNNEALTEADQNPYSGTK